The following coding sequences are from one Chelonoidis abingdonii isolate Lonesome George chromosome 4, CheloAbing_2.0, whole genome shotgun sequence window:
- the ANGEL1 gene encoding protein angel homolog 1 isoform X2 translates to MDVASAGQWMGYDAFFTCRKKVLLAKSPATQVGGISSVPSRRSVPEEEEALLQQQQLEEEAGGLHSCESAPAVGKVSATLTSDWLEGSELLMTSLSNLNVASEVTWCSDQQHDELHTLMSLGPKEHVAVTLAKLPEEESVAVVGIAAWSAVRTQTDHQISGCTPSALEREDEDTAVLDWSLAHDTEIVPVEATAWPVYDTGQFQPFPAERSYHEILWRDWEDLCIQPAVPELGSENGPLFEFRVMSYNILAQDLVEQSPDLYLHCQPDILDWSYRLPNLLQEIQHWDPDVLCLQEVQENHYWEQLEPTFRMMGFVCLYKRRTGKKTDGCAVCYKHSRFQLISASPVEYFRPGLAILNRDNVGLVLLLQPLLPEGVGQKAASPLCVATTHVLYNPRRGDIKLAQMALLLAEVDKVAKTVDGSYCPVILCGDLNAVPDSPLYKFIRNGQLSYHGMPAWKVSGQEDFSQQLHQRKLQTPLWHSSLGITDNCQYVSLCQPKKSDRLKYSRDFLLQFRFCDAACERPAHLILWKGVTDVKPDRPAHWPKHLIVVNDPDPELFFPRSPGVIRHGLNLTSAYSHFLPQRGRPEVTTMPMGLGATVDYIFYSAEPIENGNEGGRRLYRDGALKLLGRLSLLSEDVLWLANGLPNPFCSSDHLCLLVSFGLEISSA, encoded by the exons ATGCTTTCTTTACGTGTCGAAAGAAAGTGCTTCTGGCGAAGAGCCCGGCCACCCAGGTAGGGGGCATCTCTTCTGTGCCCAGCAGGAGGTCAGTCCCAGAAGAGGAGgaagccctgctgcagcagcagcagctggaggaggaagctggtgGGCTACACAGCTGTGAGagtgctccagcagtggggaaggtGTCAGCCACACTGACTAGTGACTGGCTGGAAGGCTCGGAATTATTGATGACCAGCCTCAGCAATCTGAATGTGGCATCAGAGGTCACATGGTGCAGTGATCAGCAACATGATGAGCTACATACCTTAATGTCTCTAGGACCAAAGGAACATGTTGCAGTCACACTGGCAAAATTACCAGAAGAGGAAAGTGTGGCTGTGGTGGGCATTGCAGCATGGTCAGCTGTAAGGACGCAGACCGATCACCAGATTAGTGGCTGCACCCCTTCGGCCCTGGAAAGGGAGGATGAAGATACTGCTGTGCTGGACTGGAGCTTAGCCCATGACACAGAGATAGTGCCAGTGGAGGCCACAGCCTGGCCTGTTTATGATACAGGACAATTCCAGCCTTTTCCAGCAGAGAGATCTTACCATG AGATTTTATGGAGGGACTGGGAGGATCTCTGTATCCAACCTGCTGTTCCAGAGCTGGGCTCAGAGAATGGGCCTCTGTTTGAATTCCGAGTCATGTCTTACAACATTCTGGCCCAGGACCTGGTGGAGCAGAGCCCTGATCTCTACCTGCATTGCCAACCAGATATCCTGGACTGGAGCTATCGTCTCCCAAATCTCTTGCAGGAGATCCAGCACTGGGACCCTGAT GTTCTGTGTCTCCAGGAAGTGCAGGAGAATCACTACTGGGAACAGCTGGAGCCAACATTCAGGATGATGG GCTTTGTGTGCTTATACAAACGGAGAACAGGAAAAAAGACAGATGGCTGCGCAGTTTGCTACAAGCACAGCAGGTTCCAGCTGATCAGTGCCAGCCCTGTAGAATACTTCCGGCCTGGCCTGGCCATCCTAAACAGAGACAATGTGGGTCTGGTGCTCTTGCTGCAACCTCTACTCCCAGAGGGTGTAGGACAGAAAGCAGCAAGCCCCCTGTGTGTGGCTACCACTCATGTGCTGTATAATCCCCGCCGAGGAGATATCAAACTTGCACAGATGGCCTTGCTCCTAGCAGAGGTTGACAAAGTTGCAAAAACTGTTGATGGCAGCTACTGTCCTGTCATCTTATGTGGAGACCTGAACGCtgtgcctgattctccattgtacAAGTTCATCCGGAATGGTCAGCTCTCCTACCATGGGATGCCAGCCTGGAAG GTTTCTGGACAGGAAGACTTCTCCCAGCAGCTGCACCAGCGGAAGCTGCAGACCCCACTCTGGCACAGCAGTCTGGGTATAACGGACAACTGTCAATATGTCTCTCTTTGCCAGCCAAAGAAATCAG ACAGACTAAAGTACAGCCGGGACTTCCTGCTTCAGTTCCGTTTCTGTGATGCTGCCTGTGAACGACCTGCACATCTAATTCTGTGGAAGGGTGTGACAGATGTTAAACCAG ACCGCCCTGCACATTGGCCCAAGCATCTCATTGTGGTGAATGATCCTGATCCAGAGCTCTTCTTCCCAAG GTCTCCAGGTGTTATCCGGCATGGCCTTAACCTGACCTCTGCGTATAGCCACTTCTTGCCCCAGAGAGGTCGCCCTGAGGTCACAACCATGCCCATGGGCCTTGGCGCTACAGTTGATTATATCTTCTACTCGGCAGAGCCCATTGAGAATGGGAACGAAGGGG
- the ANGEL1 gene encoding protein angel homolog 1 isoform X3 yields MIGTVLCYLLLPAARLFRALRDAFFTCRKKVLLAKSPATQVGGISSVPSRRSVPEEEEALLQQQQLEEEAGGLHSCESAPAVGKVSATLTSDWLEGSELLMTSLSNLNVASEVTWCSDQQHDELHTLMSLGPKEHVAVTLAKLPEEESVAVVGIAAWSAVRTQTDHQISGCTPSALEREDEDTAVLDWSLAHDTEIVPVEATAWPVYDTGQFQPFPAERSYHEILWRDWEDLCIQPAVPELGSENGPLFEFRVMSYNILAQDLVEQSPDLYLHCQPDILDWSYRLPNLLQEIQHWDPDVLCLQEVQENHYWEQLEPTFRMMGFVCLYKRRTGKKTDGCAVCYKHSRFQLISASPVEYFRPGLAILNRDNVGLVLLLQPLLPEGVGQKAASPLCVATTHVLYNPRRGDIKLAQMALLLAEVDKVAKTVDGSYCPVILCGDLNAVPDSPLYKFIRNGQLSYHGMPAWKVSGQEDFSQQLHQRKLQTPLWHSSLGITDNCQYVSLCQPKKSDRLKYSRDFLLQFRFCDAACERPAHLILWKGVTDVKPDRPAHWPKHLIVVNDPDPELFFPREWGSCFFSAGLQVLSGMALT; encoded by the exons ATGCTTTCTTTACGTGTCGAAAGAAAGTGCTTCTGGCGAAGAGCCCGGCCACCCAGGTAGGGGGCATCTCTTCTGTGCCCAGCAGGAGGTCAGTCCCAGAAGAGGAGgaagccctgctgcagcagcagcagctggaggaggaagctggtgGGCTACACAGCTGTGAGagtgctccagcagtggggaaggtGTCAGCCACACTGACTAGTGACTGGCTGGAAGGCTCGGAATTATTGATGACCAGCCTCAGCAATCTGAATGTGGCATCAGAGGTCACATGGTGCAGTGATCAGCAACATGATGAGCTACATACCTTAATGTCTCTAGGACCAAAGGAACATGTTGCAGTCACACTGGCAAAATTACCAGAAGAGGAAAGTGTGGCTGTGGTGGGCATTGCAGCATGGTCAGCTGTAAGGACGCAGACCGATCACCAGATTAGTGGCTGCACCCCTTCGGCCCTGGAAAGGGAGGATGAAGATACTGCTGTGCTGGACTGGAGCTTAGCCCATGACACAGAGATAGTGCCAGTGGAGGCCACAGCCTGGCCTGTTTATGATACAGGACAATTCCAGCCTTTTCCAGCAGAGAGATCTTACCATG AGATTTTATGGAGGGACTGGGAGGATCTCTGTATCCAACCTGCTGTTCCAGAGCTGGGCTCAGAGAATGGGCCTCTGTTTGAATTCCGAGTCATGTCTTACAACATTCTGGCCCAGGACCTGGTGGAGCAGAGCCCTGATCTCTACCTGCATTGCCAACCAGATATCCTGGACTGGAGCTATCGTCTCCCAAATCTCTTGCAGGAGATCCAGCACTGGGACCCTGAT GTTCTGTGTCTCCAGGAAGTGCAGGAGAATCACTACTGGGAACAGCTGGAGCCAACATTCAGGATGATGG GCTTTGTGTGCTTATACAAACGGAGAACAGGAAAAAAGACAGATGGCTGCGCAGTTTGCTACAAGCACAGCAGGTTCCAGCTGATCAGTGCCAGCCCTGTAGAATACTTCCGGCCTGGCCTGGCCATCCTAAACAGAGACAATGTGGGTCTGGTGCTCTTGCTGCAACCTCTACTCCCAGAGGGTGTAGGACAGAAAGCAGCAAGCCCCCTGTGTGTGGCTACCACTCATGTGCTGTATAATCCCCGCCGAGGAGATATCAAACTTGCACAGATGGCCTTGCTCCTAGCAGAGGTTGACAAAGTTGCAAAAACTGTTGATGGCAGCTACTGTCCTGTCATCTTATGTGGAGACCTGAACGCtgtgcctgattctccattgtacAAGTTCATCCGGAATGGTCAGCTCTCCTACCATGGGATGCCAGCCTGGAAG GTTTCTGGACAGGAAGACTTCTCCCAGCAGCTGCACCAGCGGAAGCTGCAGACCCCACTCTGGCACAGCAGTCTGGGTATAACGGACAACTGTCAATATGTCTCTCTTTGCCAGCCAAAGAAATCAG ACAGACTAAAGTACAGCCGGGACTTCCTGCTTCAGTTCCGTTTCTGTGATGCTGCCTGTGAACGACCTGCACATCTAATTCTGTGGAAGGGTGTGACAGATGTTAAACCAG ACCGCCCTGCACATTGGCCCAAGCATCTCATTGTGGTGAATGATCCTGATCCAGAGCTCTTCTTCCCAAG GGAATGGGGGAGCTGTTTCTTCTCTGCAGGTCTCCAGGTGTTATCCGGCATGGCCTTAACCTGA